The Pandoraea apista genomic interval CCGTTGCAGACGGTGCTCGACGCGTTCGGTGTCGACAAGGACGCGCGTGGCAACGTGCGTGCCTCGACCGAAGGCGAGCGTGCCTACACGACGAACCTGCCGAAGGTATTTGCGGCCGGTGACGTGCGGCGCGGCCAGTCGCTGGTGGTGTGGGCAATTCGCGAAGGCCGTCAGTGCGCGCGCGCTGTCGACGAGTTCCTGATGGGACACTCGGAATTGCCGCGCTAAGCCTCAACAGCATCAAGCGCGCCCTCCGGGGTGCGCGCAGGTAATGCCTGCCAAAACCACAAATACGGGGTTGAGAGGAGGGGCGCAGAGGTAGGCATCTGCGTCACTGTGGAGAAACCGTCCGGACGGCAACGTCCGGACGGTTTTTTCTTGCCTGCGCGTTTTGTCTGCCCGGGGCTGGCGCGCGGGCGACCAGAGTAGCTAGATTTCTGTAGATCGCAAAATATAAGATGTCATACAACAAGACGTCTTTGAGGCTTTTGGGCATGTGAGAAAATCCTCTCAACATGTGCAAACATCAATGTTATTAAGGGTTGTGCGGCCGAGTGGCATCACGGCGAGAAACCCTAGGGATTATCCGTAAACAGCGTATTCCGTGATTGTCATCGTACATCATCTCACGTAGGATGCCTCTCCATGCGAGCGACGGACTCGCAACAAGAATATCCACGGAGAGAGACAACCATCATGGCACTGAAGATCAAAGGCCTGCGCTGGTGGATGATCGGCTTGCTGACGCTCGGCACGGTCATGAACTACCTTGCGCGCAGCTCGCTTGCTGTTGCCGCCCCCACGGTAATGACGGATCTCCACATTACCACTCAACAATACGGCTGGATTACCGGCGCATTCCTCGTGCTGTACCCGATCGGCGCTCCGCTTACCGGCTACCTGATGGATCGTATCGGTCTGCGTCTGGGTTTCCTGTTGTGCGGGGTGATGTGGTCGGTGGTGTGCATGCTGCACGGCCTGGCAGACGGCTGGATCGGTCTTTTCGTGTTGCGCGGTTTGCTGGGGCTGGCCGAGGCGTCGTTCATTCCGGCCGGCATGCGTGCCGCCGCGTTCTGGTTCCCGTCGAAAGAGCGCGCGCTCGCCGCAGGCATCTTCAACATCGGTACGTCGATCGGCGCGATTCTCGCGCCACCGCTGATTGCCTGGTCGATCCTGCGCTATAACTGGGAAACGGCGTTTGTGATCGCAGGCGGACTGGGGTTGGTGTGGGGCGTGCTGTGGTACGCGTTCTATCGTCACCCGACCGATCATCCGGCGCTCACGAAAGCCGAGTCCGAGTACATCAACGAAGGCAATGTGGTTGATGCCGCAGCCGATGCACGCAAGCCGAATCTGATCTCGATCCTGGGGCAGCGCAATTTCTGGGGCATCGCCCTGCCGCGCTTCTTTGCCGATCCCGTATGGGGCACCATCGTGTTCTGGATGCCGTTGTACCTGAATCAGGCGCGCGGTTTCGATCTGAAGACGATTGCTGCGACCGCGTGGCTGCCGTTCGTGGCGGCGGACATCGGATGCCTGATGGGGGGCACGATTTCCGTGTGGCTGAATAAGCATTTCAAGATCACGATCTTCAACGGCAAGCGCGTTGTGTTCACGATCGGTGCCATCGTCATGACGGCGATGTGCGGCGTGGGCTTTGTCAAAGACCCGATGGTGGCAATCTTCCTGCTGTGCCTCGGTGGCTTTGCGCACCAGACGCTTTCCATCAGCGTGATCTCGATGTCGGCCGACCTGTTCCCGCGCAACGAAGTGGCGACGGTAACGGGACTCGCCGGGCTGTCCGCCGGTATCGGCAATCTGCTCTTCACGCTGGTGATCGGCACTTTCGTCACGGCGGTGGGCTACGCCCCGTTCTTCGTCGCGCTGGGGCTCGGCGATCTGATCGGTGCGGTGATTCTGTGGACGGTGGTGAAGCCCGGCATGTCGGGCACGGCTACGCCGTCCGCGCTCAAGCGTGTCGACGTGGGCCGCACCGCGAATGCCTAGTGCGCAATGCGAGTGATGAGAGTGATGAGAGGGGTTCGATGAGGCAAGACTTCGTCGCCCGATGATTCGACGCGCGCCGCGCCGCACGCTCCCCCTTGGGTGTGCGGCGCGGTGTTGGCTTTGTTGTGGCGATGCGTTGCAGAACGCATTGCGATTTACCAATGAACAAGGAGTGAGATGAGCAAGACTTCCGGCAAACCCTTCCGCCGTCTGCTGCTGACCGGCGCGGCGGGCAATCTTGGCAAACAACTGCGCGGTAAGCTCGCCGAGTGGGCGGACATCGTGCGCGTGAGCGACATTGTGCCGCTCACCGCCGACGCGCCGCACGAAGAGGCCATGCAGGTCGACCTCGCCGATCGCGCAGCGGTGCATGCGCTGCTTGAAGGTGTCGACGCGCTGGTGCATCTGGGCGGCATTTCCGTCGAAGCGCCGTTCGACGACATCCTGCAAGCGAATATCCTCGGCCTCTACAACGTCTACAGCGCGGCGCAGAAGCAAGGTGTAAAGCGCATTGTCTACGCGAGTTCGAATCACGCGGTCGGTTTCCATCCCGTGACGGAAGTGCTCGACATCGACGCACCGCATCGCCCGGATGGCATGTATGGCATTTCGAAGTGCTTCGGCGAAGACCTGTCGCGCTATTACTTCGATCGTTTCGGCCTTGAGACCGTGTGCCTGCGCATCGGGTCGTCGTTCGAGCAGCCGAAGAATCCTCGCATGATGGTGACGTACCTGAGCTATCGCGATTTCATCGAACTCGTGCGCTGCTCCCTATTCACCAATCGCGTGGGGCACGCCATCGTCTACGGCGTGTCCGACAACCCGACGCTGTGGGTCGACAACACGAAGGCCGCATTCCTCGGCTTCCGGCCGCAAGACAGCTCGGCCGAATTCGCCGGACTATTCCCGCCCACGGCGCCCGATCCGCAGATGGACGACTGGACGCAGCGGTATCAGGGCGGCCCGTTCGTGTTGTTGGGGCCGATGGAGCCCGAGGCATGAGCGTGTCTGTCGAACGTCTCGAGCCGTCGCGAGCGACGCCTTATGCTGTGGGCGAAAGCCCGTTGTGGCGAGCGCACGAGCAGGCCCTCTACTGGGTGGATATCCCCGCGAAGCAACTGCATCGCGTGACGCCCGCCGACGGCGAGCATCGTGAGTGGACCTTCCCGGAACAGATCGCGTGCTTCTCGTTCGACGTGTCGGGCACGTTGCTCGCGGGTTGCGAAACCGGGCTGTTCGCGGTGTCGCTCGGAGAACCCGGCGTGATCGGGGCGACCGGGTGGCGGCAACTGGCCGCGCCGGTATTTCCTGCGCCGGGCATGCGCTTTAACGACGGCCGCTGCGATCGTCAGGGGCGCTTCTGGGCGGGCACAATGGTGCAGGACATGTCGCTCGCGAGCGACGCGGGCGCGCTCTTTCGCTTCGATGCCGAGGGCCGTCTCTCCGCGCCGCTCGTCGACGGCCTCGTGACGCAGAACGGTCTGGGCTTCTCGCCCGACAGCCGCACGATGTATCTTAGCGATTCGCATCCGACGCGCCGCCGCGTGTGGGCGTTCGACTTCGATGCCGAGAGCGGTGCGATCGGCGCACGGCGCTTGTTCGTCGACATGAATCAGTATCCGGGACGCCCCGACGGCGCGGCCGTCGATGCCGACGGTTGCTATTGGACGTGCGCGAACGATGGCAGCCGCTTGCTGCGATTTACGCCCGCGGGAGTTCTCGATCGCGAGATCGTGTTGCCGGTGTCGAAGCCGTCGATGTGCGCGTTCGGCGGCCGCGATTTCGACACGTTGTTCGTCACGTCGATTCGTCCGGGAACGGGGGGCAATGACCATGACGGGCATGTCTTCGCCGTGCGGTGCGGCGTGCAGGGATTGCCGGAAGCGCCTTATGCAGGTTTCGCAGGATCGGCCGGCGCGTTTTCGGCGGCAGGTGTGTAGGCGGGGGTATGTCGGTAGCGACGCCGCGCGCAGGTAAATAAGCGGCGAGCACTGCGGAAGTGGTTCCGGGTTGGCTGGCTTACACGCAAGGCCGCCCGGTGAGGCGGCGGGACGCCGGATCGAGAGTCCTTAGCGATCCGGTGTCCCGTTTTGCCATCGGCAGACGGCCGGGGCCGACGGTGGTTTAAGACATCGAGACGGTCGGCGTCGTCAGTATCGTGGGTGCCATTATTTTCATCAGTGCCATCAGTGCCATCAGTGCCATCAGTGCGTGAAGTCGGCCGAGACGAGCGACTTGCCGCGCGTCTCGGGCAGCAGCAACGCGCATACGACCACGAGCAGATAACCGCCGCCAGCGACCAGCCCGATCGCCTTCACGAGTGAGCCGGTCTGCGCGAGCATGCCCACGGCAATGGGGAAGAACGAGCCGATGCCGCGTCCGAGGTTGTAGCAGAACCCTTGTCCGGAACCGCGAATGTGGTTCGGATATAGCTCCGTCAGATAGGCGCCGATGCCCGCGAAAATGCCTTGCACAACGATCCCGAGCGGGAAGCCGAGCAACAGCATCGCGCTATCGGTGATCGGCAGCATCGTGTACGCCATGCCGAGCACGAACGATGCGACGGCGAAGAAGATAAAAGCGCCGCGACGTCCGAGTTTGTCGGAGAGTATCGCGCCGACAATGTAGCCCACGAACGAGCCGACGATCAGCACGATCAGATACGCGCTCGTGTTGAACACCGAGAGGCCGCGCACCGTTTTCAGATAGGTCGGCAGCCACGTAGTGATCGCGTAGTAGCCGCCCAGCATGCCGGAGCAGAGCAGGCTGCCCAGAATCGTCGTCTTGAGGTGTTCCGGCGCAAAGATCTGCATGAAGTTGCCTTGCAGCTTGCCCTCGGCAATCTTGCGACGGGTCTGCGTGAAGATCTCCGGGTCCGACACGTTACGGCGCACGTACGTGATCCAGAGCGCCGGCACAATGCCGATCCAGAAGCACGCGCGCCAGGCGGTGCCTTCGTCGAGCACGGCGAAGAAGAACCAGTACAGCAGCGCGGCGGCGGCCCAGCCGACCGACCAGCTGCTCTGCACCGTGCCGACCGCCTTCGCGCGATGCTGCGGCGAGCGGATCATCTCGCCCATCATCATCGTCACGACCGTCCATTCCCCGCCGAAGCCAATGCCCTGCAATGTGCGCGTGATGAGCAACTGCCAGAACGAGTTCGTGAAGCCCGAGAGGAACGTGAACAGGCAGAACGTGGCAATCGTCCATTGCAGCACGCGCACCCGGCCGTAGCGATCCGCGAGAATGCCCGCGAGCCATCCCCCTACGGCCGACGAGATGAGCGAACTGGTGGCGATCATGCCCGCTTCGCCCTTCGTCATTCCCCACGCGGCAATGAGCGTGGGAATCAGGAAGGAGTAGATCATGAAGTCGAACGCGTCGACGGCGTAGCCGCCGAAGCCCGCATACAGGGCCTTGCGCTCCTTCGTGTTGAGTTCCTTGAACCAGGAAAAAAATGCCATGAAGACTCCTCGGTGGATCGTGGGCTTGTCGTTATGTGTGTGACGTCTGTGTTTTTCTTGTGCGGTGCGCAGGCCCGCGCGCGGCTCAGAGTGTCAGGCCGCCGTCGACGTGGATCACCTGTCCCGTGATCTGACGCGCATGCGGCCCGAGCAGAAACACGGCGAGCGCGGCAATGTCGTCCGGCTCGCAGAGGCGGCCGGTCGGCGTGGCGTCGGCCGCGCGCTGCCACGCGGCCGGATCGATCGCAGAGTGCCCGCCGTCCTTCCGGGTATAGCCGGGCGCCACGCAATTGATCGTCACGCCCGAGCGTGCATATTCGGCGGCGGCACTCTTTGCGAGCGCTTCAATCGCGGCTTTGGCGGCGGCCGTTGCCGGAAAGCCGGGCTGATTCGGCGCGAAGCGATGCGCCACGAACGAACTGACGGCGACGACGCCGGCTTGCGGCGAGCCTTGCAGATCGGGCAACGTGCTGCGCAGAAGCGCGGCAAATGCGCCCGGCATGGCGGCGAGCGTGCGGGCGAAGGCGTCGTCGTCCACGTCGGCCAGACTTTGGCGAGTGGCGAAGCCTGCGTTGCTCACGAGTTGGTCGACGGGGCCGAAGGCGTCGTGCGCCGCATCGATCAGATGCGCGGCGGCCGAGGGCTCGGTGAGATCGCCGAACCAGACCGCGCACTGCGCGCCGAGCGACTCGCAGGCGTGGCGCACTTCGGCGAGCCGTGCCTGACTCGCATCGGACGCCCCGCGGGTGTGCAGTACCAGACGCGTTTGCGGGCCGGCGAGTTGGCGGGCGATGGCTGCGCCGATGCCCGACGCGGCGCCGGTCACGACGATAGTGCGTCCGGCGGGTCGATGAGACTGGCCGGATGAGGAGGCGGGGGTGGTCACGATGAGCCCGGGGCAAGCAAAGGGTGCTCGTGATTATGCCAAAGCCCTTGCGCGCCGGGACAGGCGCGTCAATATTATTTAGGAAGTGAATGAACTGGCTTACGCGCGCGCTACGCGGCGCCGACCACCCTTGAGCGTTCCACGTCGTCGATCGCCCGCAACGTCATGGTGTGCTGATGGAAGCGTCCGAGGGTTTCGCGATGCGCCACGCTCACCATCGTCGTCCCGGGCAAACGCGCATGCAGTGCTTCGTACACGGCTTCTTCCGACTCCACGTCGAGTGCACTGGTGGCTTCGTCGAGGAACAGATAGTCGGGCTTTTGGAGCAGGGCGCGTGCGGCCGCGAGGCGTTGTTGTTCTCCGCCGGAGAGCCGTCTCGCCCAGTGGGAGACTGTTTGCAACTCGTCCGCGTATTGTCCGAGATTGACGGCCGCCAGCGCCGCACGGCACTCGTCGTCGCTGAACGTGTCGGGCGACGAGGGGAACGCCAGTGCGGCCTTCAATGTGTCGATGGGCAGATAGCTTTGTTGCGAGAGGAACAGCACGCGGGCGTTGGCGGGAACGTCGATGCGACCGCTGCCGAACGGCCACAGGCCGGCGAGCGCGCGCAGCATGGTGCTCTTGCCGCAGCCCGAGCGGCCGCGAATGAGCCAGCGCGAGCCCGGCGCGAACGCAAACGATCCGGCCACCGCGAGCGGTGTGCCGTTGGGAAGCGCGAGATGCAGATCGGTCGCCGCGTAACCGGGAGATGCTGCGTTGCCCCCCGTCACGACGGAGATCGCGCTCGCGTCGGATGGCGAAGGGGGGGCGTCGATCACCCGCGTGAATTCGCGCAGACGATTGATCGTCGCCTTCCAGTCGGCCAGTGTTGCGAAGCTGTTCACGAACCAGGAGAAGCCGTCGCTCACCTGCCCGAAGGCGTCGATGATCCGCATGAGCACGCCGAGGGTGAATGCGCCCGCGAAGTAGCGGGGCGCTGCCGCCATGATCGGGAAGACGATGGCGATCTGCGCGTAAATCGAGTTCGCGAATATCAGGCGCTTCGTCACGACCATGATCTGCCACCAGTTGTCGCGCACCGCGCCGAACGCCGACTTCAGGCGCGAGAGTTCGGCGCCTTCGCCACGATAAAGCGCGACCTGTTCGGCCGACTCGCGCAAACGCACCAGCAGAAAACGGAAATCGGCTTCCACTTGTTGCTGCCGATAGCTCAGCCCCACGAGCGGACGGCCGACCTTGAAGATGAAATACGAGCCCACGAGGGCATAGAGCGCCGCGACCCAGACCATGTAGCCGGGAATCGTGATGTTCATGCCGCCAAGCAAGAACGACACCGCACCCGAGATCGTCCAGAGAATCGTGATGAAGGAGAACAGCGAGACGAGCGTGGTGAGCAAATCGAGCGATAGCGCGAGCGACGAACTCACGAGCGTGCGAATGTCTTCCGAAATACGTTGGTCGGGGTTGTCGGCGAGATGGTCGCGTTCGATACGGTAGTACGCCTGACGGGTGAACCACTTCGACAGGTTCATATTCGTCACCCATTGCCGCCAGCGGATTTCGAGCATCTGACGGAAGTAGGTGCGGAACGTGGCAATGATGATGAAGCTGAAGGCGAGGACCGCGAATTCGGCGAGCGACGACTTGAACACTGGCCAGTTGCGCTTGTCGAGGGCGTCGTAAAAGCTGGCGTTCCATGCGTTCAGGCGCACGTTGATGAACACGACCGCCAGATTCAGCGCCACGACGAGGGCGAGCAGCCGGCGTCCCTCCCAACGCTTCTCCGACACCCAGTACGGCCGGATCAATTGCCAGGCCGTGGGGTGCTTCGGCGGTTTGGGCGCGGGCGTGGCGACAGGGCTGCCGGTCGGCGGCGCTTCGGGAGGTTGGGAAGACATCGGCGTGTGAACCATGATCGTCTGGCGGCAATGCCGCAGTGGGGCAACGTGTTATGGGGGACGACGGCTCATTTGACCTCAGTTCCCAATGCTGCGTTGCACGAATTGGGCTCCGAAACTCGGGTTACGTCGAATTCCAGTTTACGTGCCGTTACAAGCGCCCGGAGATTCGTCAAAAAACGAGACGCAACGGACGTGCAATCGGCCGGGAGCCCAGCTTGCACGGGCGTCGGCATCTATGTTGTAATGGCTGCGGGCGAAACAGGGGTGCTCCGTGTCGGACGCGGGTGATGACCATGCGTAACGGCGTCACGGGGCTGAGAGAGACCCTTTGCACCCGACCCGGGTAATACCGGCGTGGGAAGTTTCCGACTACTCCAGTGGGGGTAAGGTGTCCAACACCGTTTCGTCCTTTTGCTTTCATGAGGAAAGGACCCCATGCGCTGCCTTCCACAGATTCCTTCGTTTTCCCCTGAGTGCCTGCGCGCCGTGAT includes:
- a CDS encoding MFS transporter, with the protein product MALKIKGLRWWMIGLLTLGTVMNYLARSSLAVAAPTVMTDLHITTQQYGWITGAFLVLYPIGAPLTGYLMDRIGLRLGFLLCGVMWSVVCMLHGLADGWIGLFVLRGLLGLAEASFIPAGMRAAAFWFPSKERALAAGIFNIGTSIGAILAPPLIAWSILRYNWETAFVIAGGLGLVWGVLWYAFYRHPTDHPALTKAESEYINEGNVVDAAADARKPNLISILGQRNFWGIALPRFFADPVWGTIVFWMPLYLNQARGFDLKTIAATAWLPFVAADIGCLMGGTISVWLNKHFKITIFNGKRVVFTIGAIVMTAMCGVGFVKDPMVAIFLLCLGGFAHQTLSISVISMSADLFPRNEVATVTGLAGLSAGIGNLLFTLVIGTFVTAVGYAPFFVALGLGDLIGAVILWTVVKPGMSGTATPSALKRVDVGRTANA
- a CDS encoding NAD-dependent epimerase/dehydratase family protein translates to MSKTSGKPFRRLLLTGAAGNLGKQLRGKLAEWADIVRVSDIVPLTADAPHEEAMQVDLADRAAVHALLEGVDALVHLGGISVEAPFDDILQANILGLYNVYSAAQKQGVKRIVYASSNHAVGFHPVTEVLDIDAPHRPDGMYGISKCFGEDLSRYYFDRFGLETVCLRIGSSFEQPKNPRMMVTYLSYRDFIELVRCSLFTNRVGHAIVYGVSDNPTLWVDNTKAAFLGFRPQDSSAEFAGLFPPTAPDPQMDDWTQRYQGGPFVLLGPMEPEA
- a CDS encoding SMP-30/gluconolactonase/LRE family protein, producing MSVSVERLEPSRATPYAVGESPLWRAHEQALYWVDIPAKQLHRVTPADGEHREWTFPEQIACFSFDVSGTLLAGCETGLFAVSLGEPGVIGATGWRQLAAPVFPAPGMRFNDGRCDRQGRFWAGTMVQDMSLASDAGALFRFDAEGRLSAPLVDGLVTQNGLGFSPDSRTMYLSDSHPTRRRVWAFDFDAESGAIGARRLFVDMNQYPGRPDGAAVDADGCYWTCANDGSRLLRFTPAGVLDREIVLPVSKPSMCAFGGRDFDTLFVTSIRPGTGGNDHDGHVFAVRCGVQGLPEAPYAGFAGSAGAFSAAGV
- a CDS encoding MFS transporter, translating into MAFFSWFKELNTKERKALYAGFGGYAVDAFDFMIYSFLIPTLIAAWGMTKGEAGMIATSSLISSAVGGWLAGILADRYGRVRVLQWTIATFCLFTFLSGFTNSFWQLLITRTLQGIGFGGEWTVVTMMMGEMIRSPQHRAKAVGTVQSSWSVGWAAAALLYWFFFAVLDEGTAWRACFWIGIVPALWITYVRRNVSDPEIFTQTRRKIAEGKLQGNFMQIFAPEHLKTTILGSLLCSGMLGGYYAITTWLPTYLKTVRGLSVFNTSAYLIVLIVGSFVGYIVGAILSDKLGRRGAFIFFAVASFVLGMAYTMLPITDSAMLLLGFPLGIVVQGIFAGIGAYLTELYPNHIRGSGQGFCYNLGRGIGSFFPIAVGMLAQTGSLVKAIGLVAGGGYLLVVVCALLLPETRGKSLVSADFTH
- a CDS encoding SDR family NAD(P)-dependent oxidoreductase, which gives rise to MTTPASSSGQSHRPAGRTIVVTGAASGIGAAIARQLAGPQTRLVLHTRGASDASQARLAEVRHACESLGAQCAVWFGDLTEPSAAAHLIDAAHDAFGPVDQLVSNAGFATRQSLADVDDDAFARTLAAMPGAFAALLRSTLPDLQGSPQAGVVAVSSFVAHRFAPNQPGFPATAAAKAAIEALAKSAAAEYARSGVTINCVAPGYTRKDGGHSAIDPAAWQRAADATPTGRLCEPDDIAALAVFLLGPHARQITGQVIHVDGGLTL
- a CDS encoding ABC transporter ATP-binding protein/permease; translation: MSSQPPEAPPTGSPVATPAPKPPKHPTAWQLIRPYWVSEKRWEGRRLLALVVALNLAVVFINVRLNAWNASFYDALDKRNWPVFKSSLAEFAVLAFSFIIIATFRTYFRQMLEIRWRQWVTNMNLSKWFTRQAYYRIERDHLADNPDQRISEDIRTLVSSSLALSLDLLTTLVSLFSFITILWTISGAVSFLLGGMNITIPGYMVWVAALYALVGSYFIFKVGRPLVGLSYRQQQVEADFRFLLVRLRESAEQVALYRGEGAELSRLKSAFGAVRDNWWQIMVVTKRLIFANSIYAQIAIVFPIMAAAPRYFAGAFTLGVLMRIIDAFGQVSDGFSWFVNSFATLADWKATINRLREFTRVIDAPPSPSDASAISVVTGGNAASPGYAATDLHLALPNGTPLAVAGSFAFAPGSRWLIRGRSGCGKSTMLRALAGLWPFGSGRIDVPANARVLFLSQQSYLPIDTLKAALAFPSSPDTFSDDECRAALAAVNLGQYADELQTVSHWARRLSGGEQQRLAAARALLQKPDYLFLDEATSALDVESEEAVYEALHARLPGTTMVSVAHRETLGRFHQHTMTLRAIDDVERSRVVGAA